One genomic window of Robbsia betulipollinis includes the following:
- a CDS encoding helix-turn-helix domain-containing protein, whose amino-acid sequence MNTTIAMRAHEAAAVIGCSVRQVWAMAKTGELPAIRSGSLRSKSPWLFDLDDVRKLKMDLDLAPIDVAARTVGMPINTLYSWITRGAVKPT is encoded by the coding sequence ATGAATACAACCATCGCAATGCGTGCCCACGAGGCCGCAGCGGTCATCGGCTGCTCGGTTCGTCAGGTCTGGGCCATGGCAAAGACAGGCGAACTTCCTGCAATCCGATCAGGGTCACTGCGCTCGAAGTCACCATGGCTCTTCGACCTGGACGATGTCCGGAAGCTCAAAATGGATTTGGATCTGGCCCCGATCGACGTGGCTGCTCGTACTGTAGGCATGCCCATCAACACGCTTTACTCATGGATCACACGCGGTGCTGTTAAGCCGACCTGA